In one window of Haloimpatiens sp. FM7315 DNA:
- a CDS encoding DUF3791 domain-containing protein: MVVCVAEFADKFSVTYKDSYNYLKKYNALNFLIENYEIEHTLSIEDAIEDMILVSKNNGGYLI; the protein is encoded by the coding sequence ATGGTTGTATGTGTAGCTGAATTTGCAGATAAATTTTCAGTTACCTACAAAGATTCCTATAATTACTTAAAAAAATATAATGCTTTAAATTTTTTAATTGAAAATTATGAGATTGAGCATACTTTAAGCATTGAAGATGCAATAGAAGACATGATTTTAGTTTCAAAAAATAATGGGGGATATCTAATATGA
- a CDS encoding biotin transporter BioY translates to MKTKELILVSLFAALTAVGAFIRIPIPYVPFTLQFLFCAFAGMLLGSRLGALSQIVYVTIGLIGVPVFTEGGGPGYIFKPTFGYLIGFIVSAYVIGKITEKIKELTLVKALSATLSGLFFVYLLGVPYLYLVYNLYLGESKTVEWAIFYGFTICIGSDLLLSLIVAVTAVKVVSFAKKIDSH, encoded by the coding sequence ATAAAAACTAAAGAATTAATTCTAGTATCACTCTTCGCAGCACTAACAGCTGTAGGTGCTTTTATTAGAATTCCAATTCCTTATGTACCCTTTACTCTCCAATTCTTGTTTTGTGCCTTTGCTGGAATGCTCTTAGGTTCAAGATTAGGAGCTCTCTCTCAGATAGTATATGTCACAATTGGACTAATTGGTGTTCCTGTTTTCACAGAGGGCGGAGGTCCTGGATATATTTTTAAACCGACCTTTGGATATTTAATAGGTTTTATTGTATCTGCTTATGTAATTGGAAAAATAACAGAAAAAATAAAAGAACTCACTTTAGTAAAGGCATTATCAGCTACTTTATCAGGGTTGTTTTTTGTATATTTACTTGGTGTTCCATACTTATATCTAGTCTACAATTTATACTTAGGAGAAAGTAAAACTGTAGAATGGGCAATATTTTATGGATTTACAATTTGCATAGGCAGCGATTTGTTGTTAAGTTTAATTGTAGCTGTAACTGCAGTAAAGGTAGTAAGTTTTGCTAAAAAAATAGACTCTCATTAA
- a CDS encoding recombinase zinc beta ribbon domain-containing protein produces MWHSTSKYRRVIWQCNSKFKNDKNCGTPHLYEDKIKQAFVEAFNSLIENKEEIIEGYEVIIQSLMDTSRLDKERTKLENELEVVTEMLKKCVEENAHSALNQAEYEERYRTLAEKYESIKNGLEGINEKQLERSVKKENIEIFIKELKARDILITEFDEELWNATIEKVVVHSEYEITFIFKDRMEIEWNIYV; encoded by the coding sequence GTGTGGCACTCCACCAGTAAATACCGTAGAGTTATATGGCAATGCAACTCAAAGTTTAAAAATGATAAAAATTGTGGTACTCCACATCTATATGAAGATAAAATAAAGCAGGCATTTGTTGAAGCATTTAATAGCTTAATTGAAAACAAAGAAGAAATCATAGAGGGTTATGAGGTAATAATACAATCCTTAATGGATACTTCAAGGCTTGATAAAGAAAGAACCAAGTTGGAAAATGAGCTTGAGGTAGTTACAGAAATGTTAAAAAAATGTGTAGAGGAGAATGCACATAGTGCTTTAAATCAAGCTGAGTATGAGGAAAGGTACAGGACCTTAGCGGAAAAGTATGAGAGTATTAAAAATGGACTCGAAGGCATTAATGAAAAGCAGCTTGAGAGAAGTGTCAAAAAGGAAAATATTGAAATATTTATAAAAGAGCTTAAAGCAAGAGATATCTTAATTACTGAGTTTGATGAGGAACTTTGGAATGCCACCATTGAAAAAGTGGTAGTGCATTCAGAGTATGAGATAACTTTTATATTTAAGGATCGTATGGAGATAGAGTGGAATATATATGTATAA
- a CDS encoding DDE-type integrase/transposase/recombinase, which produces MSLENRKRIVGLVKEANKSGARLSKACEVAGINVRTYERWIKEEKIKEDGRKGALRPEPKNKLSKEEYQSVLNIVNRSEFADLPPSQIVPALVDRGIYIASESTFYRILRNEKMQHHRGNTKAPKKIKIPTTHVANGPNQVWTWDITWLNTYTRGIYFKLYMIIDIFSRKIVAWEVWWEENGELASELVERAILSEKIKGKPLVLHSDNGAPMKSYTLKTKLEALGVLSSYSRPRVSNDNPFSEAQFKTLKYRPNYPQDGFKTIEQARE; this is translated from the coding sequence ATAAGCCTAGAAAATCGCAAAAGAATAGTAGGGTTAGTTAAAGAGGCTAATAAGAGTGGAGCAAGATTATCTAAGGCCTGTGAAGTAGCAGGAATAAATGTAAGAACGTATGAGAGGTGGATTAAGGAAGAAAAAATTAAAGAGGATGGGAGAAAAGGAGCCTTACGGCCAGAACCTAAAAATAAGTTAAGTAAGGAAGAATATCAAAGTGTTTTAAATATTGTTAATAGATCTGAATTTGCAGATTTACCACCTTCACAAATAGTTCCTGCATTGGTGGACAGAGGTATATACATAGCTTCTGAATCAACCTTTTACAGAATACTTAGAAATGAAAAAATGCAGCATCATAGAGGTAATACTAAAGCACCTAAAAAAATTAAAATACCAACAACTCATGTAGCCAATGGTCCTAATCAAGTTTGGACATGGGATATAACTTGGCTAAATACTTATACTAGAGGAATTTATTTTAAATTATACATGATCATAGATATATTCAGCAGAAAAATTGTAGCCTGGGAAGTATGGTGGGAAGAGAATGGCGAATTAGCTTCAGAACTTGTAGAAAGGGCTATTTTATCAGAAAAAATTAAAGGGAAACCTCTTGTACTTCATTCTGATAATGGGGCTCCTATGAAGTCATATACTTTAAAGACAAAATTAGAAGCTTTAGGTGTTCTTTCATCTTACTCGAGACCTAGAGTAAGCAATGATAATCCTTTTTCAGAGGCACAATTTAAGACTTTAAAATATAGGCCTAATTATCCACAGGATGGGTTTAAAACTATAGAACAAGCTAGGGAATAG
- a CDS encoding response regulator transcription factor, translating to MYKILIVEDDSTISTILNNQLCKWGYEAETVSDFNNVMDEFIKYGPQLVILDITLPFYNGFHWCTEIRKISKVPIIFASSASDNMNLIMAINMGADDFIAKPFDLNVVVAKVQALLRRAYSFQGQVNILENKGAVLNLGDMTFTYKDNKIDLSKNEFKILQVLLENKNKAVSRDEIMKQLWESDSFIDDNTLTVNVTRIRKRLENIGLKDFIKTKKGIGYMIGD from the coding sequence ATGTATAAAATACTAATTGTAGAAGATGACTCAACTATATCAACCATATTAAATAATCAGTTATGCAAATGGGGATACGAAGCAGAAACAGTTTCTGATTTTAACAATGTTATGGATGAATTTATAAAATATGGTCCTCAACTGGTTATTTTAGATATTACATTGCCTTTTTATAATGGTTTTCATTGGTGTACGGAAATTAGAAAAATATCCAAGGTTCCAATAATTTTTGCTTCTTCTGCAAGTGATAATATGAATTTGATTATGGCTATCAATATGGGGGCGGATGATTTTATTGCTAAGCCTTTTGACCTTAATGTAGTAGTGGCAAAAGTACAAGCTTTATTAAGGCGAGCATACTCTTTTCAAGGGCAGGTAAACATTCTAGAGAATAAGGGAGCAGTACTTAATTTAGGCGATATGACTTTTACATATAAAGATAACAAAATAGACTTAAGTAAAAACGAATTTAAAATATTACAAGTCCTTTTAGAAAACAAAAATAAAGCTGTTTCACGTGATGAAATTATGAAACAATTATGGGAAAGTGACAGTTTTATAGATGATAACACTTTAACGGTTAATGTTACTAGAATTAGAAAGAGATTAGAGAATATAGGCCTCAAAGATTTTATTAAAACTAAAAAGGGAATTGGATACATGATAGGTGATTAG
- a CDS encoding DUF3990 domain-containing protein — MRLYHGSNVIISDINLDKCRPYKDFGKGFYCTAIEEQAELMAKRVAKIYGGTPHVTVFNFDEDINVYNELNVKSFESPTKEWAIFVLNNRDRNFKEINSINCNIDNKYDIVAGPVADDDLALLFRTFTRGLIDINVLVKEMSYKKFSNQYSFHTQKAIQYLKFLEVNNNECD, encoded by the coding sequence ATGAGGTTGTATCATGGTTCAAATGTAATAATTTCAGACATTAATTTAGATAAATGTAGACCATATAAAGATTTTGGCAAAGGATTCTATTGTACAGCTATTGAAGAACAAGCGGAGTTAATGGCAAAAAGAGTAGCTAAAATCTATGGAGGAACACCCCATGTAACTGTATTTAATTTTGATGAAGATATAAATGTATATAATGAATTAAATGTAAAATCCTTTGAATCACCTACAAAAGAATGGGCTATTTTTGTATTAAACAATAGGGATAGAAATTTTAAAGAAATAAATAGTATAAATTGCAATATAGATAATAAGTATGATATAGTTGCAGGACCAGTGGCAGATGATGATTTGGCATTATTGTTTAGAACCTTTACTAGAGGATTAATAGATATTAATGTATTAGTAAAAGAAATGAGTTATAAGAAATTTTCAAATCAATATTCATTTCATACCCAAAAAGCTATACAATATCTAAAATTTTTGGAGGTAAATAATAATGAATGTGATTAA